The following is a genomic window from Ignavibacteria bacterium.
GAGCGTTATTTTAATCCTGAGAATTTCAAAACAAAGTTCGCCGCTCAACTGAAGGGATTTGACCCGTTGAATTTTATGGACAGGAAACTCTCACAGAGAGTTGATCCCTTCACACAGTATGCCCTTGCAGCAACAGATATGGCGCTTAAAGATTCAGAATTGAATCTTGATAAAATCGACCGCGACCGTGCGGGTGTTGTTTACGGTTCGGGAATCGGCGGAATGACAACATACGAAAAAGAACAGAACAAATTATTTTTCCGTCTGCCTCAGCCAACACCTGACGATAAAGCACCGCAAAACCCCGATAGAGTTAGTCCGTTTTTTATTCCTATGCTTATTGCGGATATTGCAGCGGGAAGAATCTCTATGCAATATAAGCTCAAAGGTCCTAACTATGCTACGATTTCCGCCTGCACAACTTCAGCGCACTCTATTATAGACTCTGTTATGATTATTCAGCGGGGTCTTGCAGACATTATGGTAACCGGAGGTTCAGAAGCAGTCATTACTCCGATGGGAGTCGGCGGATTCAATGCTATGCATGCGCTTTCAACCAGAAATGATGACCCTAAAAAAGCATCACGTCCTTTTGAGAAAAACCGTGATGGGTTTGTTATGGGTGAAGGCGGCGCAACGTTAATACTCGAAGAACTCGAACACGCAAAAGCAAGAGGAGCGAAAATTTATGCTGAAATTACCGGAATCGGAATGACCGGTGACGCTCATCACATAACCGAACCTGCACCACACGGTGAAGGAGTTGTAAAAGCAATTAAATACGCAATACAAGATTCGGGAATGACAATAAACGACATCGATGTAATCAACGCACACGGAACATCAACTCCTGCAAATGATAAAAACGAAACAGCAGCAATCAAAATTGTATTCGGTGAAAAAGCTTATGACATCCCTGTTCACTCTATTAAATCAATGATAGGTCATTTGCTCGGTGCAGCAGGTGCAATTGAAGCAATTGCATCGATTTTGACTAT
Proteins encoded in this region:
- the fabF gene encoding beta-ketoacyl-ACP synthase II codes for the protein MRRRVVVTGIGAVTPIGLTVEEFWTNLIAGKSGVDYITDYERYFNPENFKTKFAAQLKGFDPLNFMDRKLSQRVDPFTQYALAATDMALKDSELNLDKIDRDRAGVVYGSGIGGMTTYEKEQNKLFFRLPQPTPDDKAPQNPDRVSPFFIPMLIADIAAGRISMQYKLKGPNYATISACTTSAHSIIDSVMIIQRGLADIMVTGGSEAVITPMGVGGFNAMHALSTRNDDPKKASRPFEKNRDGFVMGEGGATLILEELEHAKARGAKIYAEITGIGMTGDAHHITEPAPHGEGVVKAIKYAIQDSGMTINDIDVINAHGTSTPANDKNETAAIKIVFGEKAYDIPVHSIKSMIGHLLGAAGAIEAIASILTIRDGIIPPTINYEEKDPECDLFYVPNVALKKEVNTVLSDNSGFGGHNTAIVFKKFGE